A region from the Desulfitobacterium dehalogenans ATCC 51507 genome encodes:
- a CDS encoding OsmC family protein, with translation MQVTVTHIKGMHFEGEGQSKLRTQIDSSVTTGGSGYGSSPMELVLMAVAGCSGMDSVMILEKMQITYERFEISVMGERAAEHPRIFTDIELTFKFWGSNLPKEKLLRAIQLSMEKYCSVANMIDKVANLTYKLETYPN, from the coding sequence ATGCAAGTCACTGTGACGCATATTAAAGGAATGCACTTTGAAGGAGAAGGTCAATCTAAGCTGAGAACACAAATTGACAGCAGCGTTACCACAGGGGGATCAGGATATGGCTCCAGTCCTATGGAGCTTGTGCTCATGGCTGTGGCAGGCTGCAGTGGAATGGATAGTGTCATGATCTTAGAAAAAATGCAGATTACCTATGAACGATTTGAAATCTCAGTAATGGGGGAGAGAGCAGCAGAACACCCTCGTATTTTTACCGATATTGAACTAACCTTTAAGTTCTGGGGAAGCAATCTTCCTAAAGAAAAACTTCTCCGGGCTATTCAATTATCCATGGAGAAATATTGCAGTGTGGCCAATATGATAGATAAGGTTGCCAATCTTACATACAAATTGGAAACTTATCCAAATTAA
- the gap gene encoding type I glyceraldehyde-3-phosphate dehydrogenase — MTIRIGINGFGRIGRNVFRAAYGRENIEIVAVNNRSTGEILPHLLKYDSVHGIFPAHVQHTEDGFTVDGQLIKVVSHTDPGDIPWGELGVDVVIESSGKFNNGPACQKHLKNGARKVVISAPAKEEDVTLVMGVNEELYDPQKHHIISNASCTTNCLAPVAKVIHENFGIKRGLMTTVHSYTNDQQILDQSHKDLRRARAAGLSIIPTTTGAAKAVALVLPELNGKLNGFAMRVPTPNVSVIDLVAEIEKSTTIEELNGVLRNSSENKLKGILDYTELPLVSSDFNGNSASSIVDGLSTMVMEDNLIKVISWYDNEWGYSCRVADLVEYVSREL, encoded by the coding sequence TTGACAATTCGAATTGGGATTAATGGATTTGGTCGAATTGGGCGGAACGTTTTTCGGGCTGCTTACGGAAGAGAAAACATTGAAATCGTTGCCGTCAATAATCGATCAACAGGTGAGATTTTACCTCATCTCTTAAAATACGATTCCGTACATGGTATTTTCCCTGCCCATGTCCAGCACACTGAGGATGGTTTCACTGTAGATGGACAATTGATTAAGGTAGTTTCCCACACAGATCCCGGAGATATTCCTTGGGGTGAATTAGGCGTGGATGTTGTTATTGAGTCCAGCGGAAAGTTCAATAATGGGCCGGCCTGTCAAAAGCACCTCAAAAATGGCGCGCGCAAAGTCGTTATTTCTGCTCCTGCCAAGGAGGAAGATGTTACCCTTGTCATGGGCGTAAATGAAGAACTATATGATCCCCAAAAACACCATATCATATCCAATGCATCCTGCACGACCAATTGTCTGGCTCCTGTAGCCAAGGTGATTCACGAGAATTTCGGAATCAAGCGGGGGTTAATGACCACTGTTCATTCTTACACCAACGACCAGCAAATTTTGGATCAATCCCATAAGGATTTACGCCGAGCCCGGGCAGCAGGACTTTCCATCATTCCTACCACTACAGGAGCGGCAAAGGCTGTAGCACTTGTTTTACCTGAACTTAACGGAAAGCTCAACGGTTTTGCTATGCGTGTCCCCACCCCCAATGTATCTGTTATTGATTTAGTGGCAGAAATTGAAAAAAGCACAACGATTGAAGAACTCAACGGAGTCTTACGCAACTCCAGCGAAAATAAGCTGAAGGGAATTCTAGATTACACCGAGCTTCCCCTAGTTTCAAGTGATTTTAATGGTAACTCCGCCTCATCCATCGTTGATGGCCTATCCACTATGGTTATGGAGGACAACCTTATTAAAGTAATCTCTTGGTATGATAATGAATGGGGTTATTCCTGCCGTGTAGCCGACCTTGTCGAATATGTCAGTCGTGAATTATAA
- a CDS encoding UPF0182 family protein — protein sequence MRRTARFLLVLLGIGLLLLITLSGLFEDYLWYSDLGYSQLFWTPLISKGLIQIVNGTILFTFIAGTLFSIRHAILTFVNERLRKRLRLVHEMDRPLYHLSQRKMTIWLIIVSVLISFGVSFVTGFTGWLEVLTFLNSTPFGQGDPIFFKDLGFYVFQLPFFYTIYNAFFGPLFLLTFFTVLFYSFTGVIHFQSFLIWRKEAVEINPAARRHLAILITVLFLFKGFGCYFDTFRLLYSQHGLVLGSGYADIHAALPALKALMILCALGFIGGGLSFFKNEVRLLTLPILTIFISIPLLSGLWPMVLQSMVVIPNELEKEIPYIQNEIALTRFAYGLDQIMEEDYQTNQPLTSETIQKELPTLNNVRLNDPHPMLQTYTQKQGIRPYYKFHDIDIDRYRVNGEYRQVMLAPREFSYQDLERTAQTFVNLRFKYTHGFGVVASFANAVTPEGLPAFAIKDVPPATDYQEFQLSQPRIYFGELTHDWVVVNTDLKEFDYPAGGSNAETRYGGKSGIQLTPFNRLMLSIKHGTLRFYLANEINSQSRILLHRNIMDRVEKLVPFLQYDDDPYLVVDEGRLKWIIDAYTVSDTFPYSSMTPEREINYIRNSVKVVVDAYDGTVEFFAVDAKDPILQTYRKIFPGVFKDLSAMSDTLKSHLRYPETLFTIQSTMLKNFHMTDPTVFYNKEDAWDIAKELFASEPQNIAPYYSVMQLPGSDHPELILMIPFTPSSSSSNIRNNMVAWLAARMDGEYYGELRLYKIPKNSEVDGPLQVELRIDQDPEISKQLALWGQRGSSVIRGNLLVLPIANSFLYVEPIYLQSEKGGSTPEMKRVVVAYGDKIVMSETFEEALAQLFGVRLKLSPPPQANVSAFAPASLDSEEDQEPTIDAEDETQALLKQIEQIREMLNQLELQFKKITGDSSGLGDNKDSDSDYDKSDSEDSEDLENQKTKP from the coding sequence TTGAGACGAACAGCACGTTTCTTATTGGTCCTTCTAGGGATAGGATTATTGCTTCTAATTACACTCAGCGGACTTTTCGAAGATTATTTATGGTATTCCGACCTGGGATACAGCCAGCTTTTTTGGACTCCATTAATAAGTAAAGGACTCATTCAAATTGTCAACGGGACCATTCTCTTCACCTTTATCGCAGGTACCCTATTTTCTATACGTCACGCCATCTTAACTTTCGTCAATGAACGACTAAGGAAACGTTTACGCTTAGTTCATGAAATGGACCGTCCACTTTATCACTTAAGCCAGCGTAAAATGACAATTTGGCTCATTATCGTTTCAGTCCTGATCAGTTTTGGGGTCAGCTTCGTTACAGGCTTTACCGGTTGGCTTGAAGTTCTGACCTTTCTAAACTCCACTCCCTTTGGGCAAGGGGATCCCATCTTTTTTAAAGACTTAGGCTTCTATGTTTTTCAATTACCTTTTTTCTATACCATTTATAATGCTTTTTTCGGACCGCTTTTTTTACTCACATTTTTTACGGTATTATTCTATAGTTTTACCGGTGTTATCCATTTTCAATCTTTTCTTATTTGGAGGAAAGAAGCTGTCGAGATTAATCCTGCTGCCCGGCGCCATCTTGCCATACTTATTACGGTACTTTTTCTCTTCAAAGGATTTGGCTGTTATTTTGATACCTTCCGATTGCTTTATTCTCAACACGGATTAGTCTTAGGTTCAGGATACGCAGACATTCATGCTGCCTTGCCGGCCTTAAAAGCATTGATGATTCTATGTGCTTTGGGCTTTATCGGGGGAGGCCTATCCTTCTTTAAGAACGAGGTGCGTTTGCTAACACTCCCTATTTTGACCATCTTTATCAGCATACCTCTTCTTTCCGGTCTTTGGCCAATGGTTCTTCAATCCATGGTAGTGATCCCCAATGAATTGGAAAAAGAAATACCATACATTCAAAATGAAATCGCTTTAACCCGTTTTGCCTATGGCCTTGATCAAATTATGGAAGAAGACTATCAGACCAACCAGCCTTTGACTTCTGAGACTATCCAAAAAGAGCTGCCGACCTTGAATAATGTCCGCCTCAATGACCCTCACCCTATGCTCCAAACCTATACCCAAAAACAGGGTATACGTCCATATTATAAATTCCATGATATTGATATTGACCGCTATAGGGTCAATGGGGAGTATCGGCAAGTTATGCTTGCCCCCCGTGAGTTCTCCTATCAGGATTTAGAAAGGACCGCTCAAACCTTTGTTAATTTACGGTTCAAATATACTCATGGTTTTGGAGTAGTTGCTTCTTTTGCCAATGCCGTCACACCTGAAGGACTCCCCGCCTTTGCCATTAAAGATGTGCCACCGGCTACCGATTATCAAGAGTTTCAACTAAGCCAGCCCCGCATTTATTTCGGAGAACTAACCCATGACTGGGTTGTTGTCAATACGGATTTAAAGGAATTTGATTATCCGGCAGGTGGCTCCAATGCGGAAACACGCTATGGGGGCAAATCGGGCATTCAACTGACTCCCTTCAACCGGCTTATGCTTTCTATAAAGCATGGAACTTTGCGCTTTTATTTAGCTAACGAAATCAATTCCCAAAGCCGTATCCTCTTGCATCGCAATATCATGGATCGTGTAGAGAAGCTTGTGCCCTTCCTCCAATACGATGATGATCCCTATTTAGTTGTTGATGAAGGACGGCTCAAATGGATTATAGATGCCTATACTGTGTCTGACACTTTTCCTTATTCCAGTATGACCCCCGAACGGGAAATCAATTATATTCGTAACTCTGTGAAAGTCGTAGTGGATGCTTATGATGGAACAGTTGAATTCTTTGCAGTGGATGCCAAGGATCCCATCTTGCAGACCTATCGCAAAATATTTCCTGGAGTTTTTAAAGATTTATCCGCAATGTCTGACACTCTCAAGTCACATCTTCGCTATCCCGAGACCCTGTTTACGATTCAGAGCACTATGCTCAAGAATTTTCATATGACAGATCCTACTGTATTTTATAATAAGGAAGACGCTTGGGATATTGCCAAGGAACTCTTTGCTTCAGAGCCTCAGAACATTGCCCCTTATTACAGTGTTATGCAACTCCCCGGCAGTGATCATCCTGAGTTGATTTTGATGATTCCCTTCACTCCTTCATCCAGTTCAAGCAATATTAGAAATAATATGGTGGCTTGGTTGGCTGCCCGTATGGATGGTGAATATTACGGGGAGTTAAGACTCTATAAAATTCCCAAAAACAGTGAAGTGGATGGTCCTCTCCAAGTTGAATTACGGATCGACCAGGATCCCGAAATCTCAAAGCAGCTGGCCTTATGGGGTCAAAGAGGCTCCAGTGTCATTCGCGGCAATTTATTAGTACTTCCGATAGCCAATAGTTTTCTATATGTTGAGCCGATTTATTTACAATCCGAAAAAGGAGGCAGCACTCCCGAAATGAAACGGGTCGTCGTGGCCTATGGGGATAAAATTGTTATGAGTGAGACCTTCGAAGAGGCTCTTGCTCAACTTTTTGGGGTTAGACTGAAGCTCTCTCCTCCTCCTCAAGCTAATGTATCTGCTTTCGCGCCTGCGTCCTTAGACTCCGAAGAGGATCAGGAACCGACGATCGACGCAGAAGATGAGACCCAAGCCCTCTTGAAGCAAATCGAACAGATACGGGAGATGCTCAATCAGTTGGAGCTGCAATTTAAAAAAATAACCGGAGACTCTAGTGGTTTAGGGGACAATAAGGATTCAGATTCTGATTATGATAAATCTGATTCTGAGGACTCTGAGGACTTAGAAAATCAAAAAACAAAACCATGA
- a CDS encoding electron transfer flavoprotein subunit alpha, with translation MAVIIGPGCISCGICVGECPVEALELGGSGVVVDAGKCTECGDCVSSCPSNILSLPEGAGKSAEETKETSPEPSQGSAPAAKVEKKAAPVPGGDVWSGVWVVIEYNRGEVAPVSWELLGEGRKLANDIGCELAGVLVGHDVEAVIPEAFAHGAEKVYVVDDPVLKDYRTQPYAEAITDLVRRYQPEIILMGATAMGRDVFPVVATKMQTGLTADCTVLSIDPNSKLLLQTRPAFGGNIMATILCKTRRPQMATVRPRVMAMPERVEGRTGEVVREELGMAEDEILTKIVDFIKGDAKSIFLDKAEILVAVGLGLASKKNMVLAEELAEVLGATLAGTRGAVEAGWITHDRQVGQTGVTVRPKLYIAIGISGAIQHLVGMETSDSIIAINNDPDAAIFRVATYGIVGDLNEVVPALTAEFKKRLQHGLAK, from the coding sequence ATGGCAGTTATCATAGGTCCTGGCTGTATTAGTTGTGGAATTTGTGTCGGGGAATGCCCCGTCGAAGCCTTGGAATTAGGGGGTAGCGGCGTAGTCGTCGATGCCGGAAAATGTACCGAATGTGGGGACTGCGTAAGTTCTTGTCCCAGCAATATTCTCTCTTTACCTGAAGGAGCCGGAAAAAGTGCTGAGGAAACAAAAGAAACCTCCCCTGAGCCATCTCAAGGAAGTGCACCTGCAGCAAAGGTAGAGAAGAAAGCAGCACCTGTCCCTGGTGGAGATGTTTGGAGTGGGGTATGGGTCGTCATAGAATATAACCGCGGCGAAGTGGCTCCTGTTTCCTGGGAACTTCTGGGTGAAGGACGCAAGCTGGCTAATGATATTGGTTGTGAATTAGCCGGTGTCCTCGTAGGTCATGATGTGGAAGCCGTTATTCCGGAAGCTTTTGCCCACGGAGCAGAAAAAGTCTATGTGGTGGATGATCCTGTTCTCAAGGATTATCGGACACAGCCTTATGCCGAAGCGATCACCGATCTCGTTCGCAGGTACCAGCCTGAGATTATCCTCATGGGTGCTACCGCCATGGGACGTGACGTATTCCCTGTTGTTGCGACAAAGATGCAAACAGGCTTAACAGCTGATTGCACCGTGTTGAGTATTGATCCTAATTCCAAGCTTTTGCTGCAGACCCGTCCTGCTTTCGGCGGCAATATCATGGCGACCATTCTCTGTAAAACCCGCCGTCCACAAATGGCCACGGTCCGTCCCAGGGTTATGGCCATGCCTGAACGAGTTGAGGGCCGGACAGGTGAAGTGGTTCGTGAAGAGCTAGGAATGGCAGAAGATGAAATCTTAACAAAAATTGTTGACTTTATTAAAGGCGATGCGAAAAGCATCTTCTTAGACAAAGCTGAGATCCTCGTGGCTGTCGGCTTAGGGCTTGCCTCTAAGAAAAACATGGTTCTAGCAGAGGAATTAGCTGAAGTACTCGGTGCAACCCTTGCGGGAACCCGTGGTGCAGTGGAAGCAGGTTGGATTACCCATGACCGGCAAGTTGGTCAAACAGGTGTAACGGTTCGACCAAAGCTCTATATTGCCATCGGTATCTCTGGAGCTATCCAGCACTTAGTGGGAATGGAAACATCCGACAGCATTATTGCTATCAATAACGATCCCGATGCTGCAATATTCCGTGTTGCAACCTACGGAATCGTGGGAGATCTTAATGAGGTCGTACCAGCTTTAACAGCTGAGTTTAAGAAACGCCTACAGCACGGCTTGGCGAAATAA
- a CDS encoding phosphodiester glycosidase family protein, protein MMKKKRRVRWKMIVTFLVFNIIFAGCLVPFVLFWGPFEALKVMAVGAVETSRHPQVVRFFLSEERISEIMHTYDGYGTQVGGNIDRQTNVEDTSSGIVIEDIQGQNFKGKVMLISDPKRVKLAVTQEIGVAGERLSDMVKHSSAIAGINAGGFYDPNGEGNGAFPDGITVQNGEIVHNNVGNKVVDFIGLDAEGKLIIEPMNVDQVKEKNIREGVSFYPPLVKKGKPAVSGDGGWGIAPRTGIGQRADGTIIFVVIDGRQPTWSIGATLRDMMNVFLEYDAVEAVNLDGGSSSEMVYNGKIINKLWNIFGERYIPTGFVVMP, encoded by the coding sequence ATGATGAAGAAAAAGCGCAGAGTTCGTTGGAAAATGATTGTTACTTTCTTGGTTTTTAATATAATCTTTGCCGGTTGTCTCGTTCCCTTTGTGCTATTTTGGGGACCATTTGAAGCATTAAAAGTTATGGCAGTAGGTGCAGTAGAAACATCACGTCACCCCCAGGTGGTTCGCTTCTTTCTTTCCGAGGAAAGGATCAGTGAAATTATGCACACTTATGATGGTTATGGTACACAAGTAGGGGGAAATATTGACAGACAAACCAATGTTGAAGATACTTCGTCCGGTATCGTTATTGAAGATATACAAGGTCAGAATTTCAAGGGAAAAGTTATGCTCATAAGCGATCCCAAGCGTGTAAAATTAGCTGTTACCCAGGAAATTGGAGTAGCCGGGGAGAGACTCTCGGATATGGTGAAACACTCAAGTGCTATTGCCGGTATCAACGCCGGAGGCTTCTATGATCCTAATGGTGAAGGCAATGGAGCATTTCCTGATGGTATTACAGTACAGAACGGGGAAATCGTTCACAATAATGTAGGGAATAAAGTGGTTGATTTTATTGGTCTTGATGCAGAGGGTAAATTGATTATTGAACCTATGAATGTTGATCAAGTTAAAGAAAAGAATATTCGGGAAGGTGTCAGTTTTTATCCTCCCTTGGTTAAGAAGGGTAAGCCTGCCGTCTCCGGGGATGGCGGTTGGGGTATTGCTCCCCGTACCGGAATAGGCCAACGTGCGGATGGGACCATTATTTTTGTAGTGATCGATGGACGTCAGCCTACCTGGAGTATTGGAGCAACTTTAAGAGATATGATGAATGTCTTTTTAGAGTATGATGCTGTAGAAGCGGTTAATCTGGATGGCGGATCCTCTTCCGAGATGGTTTATAATGGCAAGATCATTAATAAGCTCTGGAATATTTTTGGCGAACGATATATCCCCACCGGGTTTGTAGTTATGCCTTAA
- a CDS encoding electron transfer flavoprotein subunit beta/FixA family protein → MHFVVCLKQVPDSSEVRIDPKTNTLMREGVPSIINPYDAHALEEAIRLKEKMGGKVTIVTMGPPQAKEALRKAMSFGADRAILLSDRAFGGSDSLATAYIITQAILKIHETEPVDLVLAGKEAIDGDTAQTGPGIACRLGFPQLTYVIKVTDINKDTITVQRKLETGKEVVQAKLPALLTVEKELNDLRYASLPNMMKAASYEPEVIDSKSFEFDVTQMGLKGSPTSVNKIFAPPARSGGETFDGTKDPQGVAAQVVEKMFQHNIIMVNPAAKGGNR, encoded by the coding sequence TTGCATTTCGTAGTTTGTCTAAAACAAGTTCCGGACTCGTCTGAAGTTCGGATTGACCCCAAAACGAACACGCTAATGCGTGAAGGGGTACCATCGATTATTAATCCATATGATGCCCATGCCCTTGAAGAGGCAATCCGTCTTAAGGAGAAAATGGGCGGGAAAGTTACTATCGTCACAATGGGTCCTCCACAAGCAAAAGAAGCACTCCGGAAGGCTATGTCCTTTGGGGCGGATCGCGCTATTCTTTTAAGCGATCGGGCATTCGGTGGCTCAGATTCTTTGGCAACAGCTTATATTATAACCCAAGCCATTTTAAAGATTCATGAAACAGAACCTGTAGATTTAGTATTGGCCGGCAAGGAAGCTATCGATGGGGATACTGCTCAGACAGGTCCCGGAATTGCTTGCCGCTTAGGCTTTCCGCAATTGACTTATGTTATTAAAGTTACTGATATTAATAAGGATACCATAACCGTTCAGCGTAAGCTTGAAACAGGTAAAGAAGTGGTACAAGCTAAATTACCGGCACTTCTGACCGTTGAAAAGGAGCTTAATGATTTGCGTTATGCTTCCTTACCCAATATGATGAAGGCTGCTTCCTATGAACCTGAAGTCATCGACTCCAAGTCCTTTGAGTTCGATGTGACTCAAATGGGACTTAAGGGGTCGCCCACCAGTGTGAATAAGATTTTTGCCCCGCCTGCCCGTTCAGGTGGAGAAACCTTTGATGGCACGAAAGATCCACAAGGTGTAGCCGCCCAAGTGGTGGAGAAAATGTTCCAGCATAATATTATCATGGTTAATCCCGCTGCGAAGGGAGGCAATCGGTAA